The sequence below is a genomic window from Phoenix dactylifera cultivar Barhee BC4 chromosome 8, palm_55x_up_171113_PBpolish2nd_filt_p, whole genome shotgun sequence.
GAAGGAGAAAATTTTGATCAATTTTGGCTGAGAACAGTGGGATTGATCCATTTCAGCTGAATTGCTCTAGTCATCGTCGAAACATCAAATCTTGGACAAAAATGGTTCAAAAAGGGGCTTGATTTTAGTGATCTTGTTAAATAGGATTATTTAGGCTTTACTTGttgatttgatttattttattcattAGTTTGAAAATCACTTGATGGGAATAGAAATAACAAAGTTTCGACAGTTATAAGAGCTTAAGGAGGGCTTAGTTAATGCCCTATAAGACCATCCTGCTTACGAAGGATATTGGAAAGGGGGGATAGTTGTCAGAAATAGAGTTGGTCTAATTTCAATTCAATTTAGCAATACTTAAGTGctcaaaaaatcatatttaatcaatttatataTGTAAGACTAATCTTAGGAAAGAAAGGATTAGACCATGTCAAGTACCTTTTTTTCCGAAATGGCAGATAACTCTCAGATGTTacttaatttaaatttaatcatCAAGCTTGGATGGCTTTTTTTCATGGAAAACCTTCAGGAAGTCATAGAATCGAGATTCTAGAAAGATAACAAATACCATCATAGAATCTCAGATTTTGAGCATCAGTTGCACAGTTTGCATTAGCATAATACACTTATAATGTTAACAGGACTGAAAGCCTAAGGAATCTAAACATTATATCAACAGTCACACCTTTTTGCAACTGCGTCCGCAGAATGGAACCCATGAAAGACTGGAACTAACAGAAACACCATCTAACTTTGCAGCGCATGTTTGGTGATCTACAAAATCGGAGTACAGCAAAATAATCAACCAGCTTTCCCATAAAATTTAACAAGCCAGAAAAAAATCTAGAAATTATAATAAGAAAAATTTTACAGTGGCTAATATGAGAGAATCTTACATTTCTCCTCACATAGGGAACATGTGAGTAACGGAGGAACAGTACCGCcattttcttgggcatgatACCCAGAAAATACCCCACAAAATCTACATGAACAGTTCATACAGTGCCAGTCACCAGGAGGAAGCATCTGCACAGGAAAAACTTTCATGGGCCTGAATAAAAGCAGATATTTGAACCTAGGAAGATTACAAAAATGGATAGTTTTGTAAACTGTTTAAGCATAAGAATtcctttttccctcttttttccgGAAACAAATTAGCCCTCCCTCTCTTGCCACTCTCTTGTTTAAGACATTTTCAGTAGGGCCACAACCAATTTCCTCACTCCGTCTCGCCAAATCGCACAAAGCAACCAATCAAAAGTAGaagtaaaaggaatcaaaagagaAATGCATATAAGACCACAGTTGTTATGGGATTGACATAGGATGAAATGAAAATACTAGACCTTCATCCCATGGAATCAAAAATAAAAGCAGGTTACATGTAATACAGAGATTCTTTTTGGGTTTTTCATACCTGAAAATCTAAGCAGTTCAAATGAAATGTCGAAGGACAACTATCGCAACAGATCAAGTCCCCACCATCTCCACAGATGCCACAAGTATCATCATTTGGGTCATCACCATCAATGTCTACAGTGTAGAAACCTTGATGTTCAGATTCATCCTGCTTCTTCCAGGCATCTAGCAAGCACTGAGAAAGGGAAACCCCTTTCTCCTCTACAAATATGTTTTGGTATGGGTAAGAAAGGATGCTACCAGCATGAATCTCAAACTTTGAGACTGCGAGGATCTTATTACAGCAGCTGCACTTAATGCCATCCCTTGTGATCCAGCCCTCCAGCATTGCCTCTGTGTGCTTCTGGTTCATATACTTTACCCTACAATTGGCAGGGACAATTCCCAAATCAATCATCCAGGAGAGAATGGTACGTTTCCAAACATATGGAACATAATCACCACTTCCAGTTTCTCTCTCTTGCCTAGATCCACGAACCAACAGAGCACATCCTCCATGCCTTCTTTTATGCCTTCCAGAATGTAGTTTTTTAGGTGCATGACCATCAATaccctttgaacttgaaccagCAGTGTCATTCTCCTTCACTTTTCCCTTGGCCTCCCCCCCATTATCTTTGTACTTTAGAAACTTTGTGCTGCCAGCTTTCTTCGACTTTTTACTTCTGCTGCCATCTCCAAGCTTCtttttacttttcttaagtTCCTCCTTACTTCTCTTCCCAAGTTTTTTCTTCAGCATGCTAAGATCCTCGATTGGTATGGCAGAAAAAGGAAAACCCAAACCTTCACGACTTTTAGATGACTTGGAAGAACTTCTAGATACATCCTTGCCTTTTTCATTATGTATGTGAATAAATTCCCTTTGAAACACTTCATAGGCTTTTGTGATGGACCAATAACCTGATCCTCGAGGAGATATGTAAACTGAATCTTCATAGTTTTTGCCCTTCCTGGGCCTTAAATCTATTCTCCAGCCAGCACTTAGAAGTATATTTTTTATCTGTTCCCTGACTTTCTCTTTAGCCTCCTTCCGTCCTTCACCTGTTGTACCTTTGTACTTCTTGCTTAGACGGACCGAGCTACTCTCTTGTTTGACCATTACCTTGCTCTTGCCATTTGAAGATTTCAAATTAAGAGGTGCTCCTTGTCGAGATAAAGATTTAGGCTCCATTTTAACCCTGCGGGATTTTCTTGACTCTTCTCTTTTTACGGAAAGGATTCGGCGCTTTGATATACTTTGACTGCCTGTAGGAGATCCTCTGTTCTTTTTTTCCCCACCATCTTTGCTTAGAATGTGGGCTTTCTCAAACCCATCCACCTTTTTGTTCCTAGCCCCTCTGCCTTGACTCCTAATGCTCCTCAGTATGGTCTTCTCATCCGGGTCATCCTTCCGTCCAGTAGCAGAGACTGCTGTTTTGGGTCCCAAACCAGGGCTGTTTGAAGAATCAGAGTTCAATTTTCTTCCACTGCATTCCTCAGTTCCGTCACATCCACATTTTAAAGACTCTGATTTGATTTTCTTCCTGGTGTTTTCAGAATCAGATGTCTCTCTGCCTCTCTTTTTGTCCAACCTGGATTTCATGACTTTCTTCTTAATTGTGTTAATCTCTTTTTTCTGTTTCTCATTGCTCGATTTGATATAAGTCTTATTCCTAATTTTGATATCCTCAAAACCTATTTGTTCTCGGTCCTTGCTTTTGCTGATGGTGAAACCCTTTTCGTTCTGAGTGAATCCAGAAACAGAGTCCTTCATAACTTTCTTCTCATGAGTGACAgtttctctccttttcttggCAACATTTAACCCCATAATTCGCTTGTTGTCAAGTTTAGTTTCCATGGGTCTTATCTGTTCCATGTCTTCAGCATCAATTctagaaccagactcccttttAAGTTTTTTCCTACCGGTTCTAGCCTCTTTACTGTGCTTGGCAGCATCCATTCCCACAATCTGCTTCTTCTCAATATTAATCTCTTCCTCACATGCTATTAGCTCCATGCCAGTCCTTCTACGAATGGTGGAGAAGTTCCCATTTCGATCAGCTCCAGGAACAAATTCTTCTGTAGCTACATTATTAACTGCATCAGCCTCTTCtttaacctttttcttttcagTGTCAGTCTCTTTCCTTTGCTTGGCCGCAGCAGACCTAGTAATTCTCTTCTCAACTTCATTTTCATGATTCACATTATTATTTTTACTGGCGATGGGTTTCCTGTTATGTTGAACTCCAGAAGCAGCCTCTTCTGAAACTTCTTTTTGAACGATATCCACCTCTCCCCTCTGGTTTGCAGCATCCAGCTTcataatcctcttcttctcaacTTCAAACTCATTGTTGCATTTCATCTGCTCTGTGCAACTCCTCCTGATGATGGTGGCACTCTTTCCAAGCTGGTCAGCTCCAGGAGTAGTCTCTTCTGTAGCTTCAGCCTTATCTGTGTCATTCTCCTCTGTAACCTTGTTCAAGTTAGTGTCAGTCTCTTCTCCAACTTCCTTGCTATCAGGTTTACCCTCTTCCTTTCCCTTGGTAATGTCCATCCATGTAACTCTCTTGTTGTCGACTTTGGTCTCCTCGCACTTCATCCACTTTATTCCGTTACTTTTGTTGATGGAGTTGTTTGTGTTCTCATCAGCTTCAAGGGCCCTGTAGTCCATAACTTCCTTACCGTCAGTATCTTCCTCTTCCCTTTTCTTGGCAGCGTCCAATCCCATTGTTGCACTCATCTCAGCTTCTTTCATGTCTCCACATTCTATCTGCTCCCTTCCATTCCTTTCGATAATGGCACAGCTGCTCTCCTTTTGGTAAGCTCCGTAAGGAACCTCCCCTGTGGCTTGCTTCAAGCTAGTATCAGACACTTCTGTAAGCTCCCTCTTATGACTTCCAGCTTCTTCCGTAGCTTCCTTCATATCAGAGTCAAactcttctgaaattttcttcttATCAGCTTCAGCAACTTTGATAGCTTTCCTCTCACTGATGTCAGACTCTTCAGCAGTTTTCTCCACGTCAGCATTAGGAtcttccatcttctcaagaACACATGACTTCACAAGCTTCTCCTTCTCAGCCTccatctcctctccttctcctcttttgCTGGTGGAAGAGTTGTTCCTGAGCTGATCATCATTAAGCAGAGCCTCTTCAGTGCCATCCTCCATATGGGTGTCAGACTCTTCTGTTTTCCTGTCAACATCCGACTTCAAATTTTCCTTTTTCTCAGCTTTGACATCTTCTCGAACTTTTATCCAATCCGAGCCATTCTGAAAACTAATTTCGAAGCAATCATCATCCTGCTCAACTCCATGATCACCCTCTTCCTCGGATCTCTTCCTAGCAGCTTCAGCCTCTGCCCTCAGCCTGGCCACATCCGATCTCAAAATCCTCCTTTTCCCAGCTCGTATCTCCTCGAAACAAGTTTTCCACTCCCTGCCACCCCTTTTGTTCAAGGCAGAGCTGCTCCCATTCTGAACAGCTACACGTCCAGCCGTCCGCCGAGAAGAATCCAGACGCTCACCAGACTCCAAAAGCTTATCCTCTCTCACCGAGCCACCGCCTGCAACATCCCCAGGCCCTCCACCACTCcgcccttctcctttcttcaaCGGAGACATCTAAAAGCTCGATTCAAAACAAAGACCTAATCAGAATCCATCTTTCCTACCTattccaaataaaataaaacaggaTTCAACAACAAAATCCCAAAAGAACACTTCCAATCAATCGAACAGAGAAGCCGAAAGCCCCTAACAAGGATCCATACAGCTTCGATCAAGCAACCGAAATGCTCCAATCCACAAAAAACAAGACAAATCCTAGAACCAAAAAAGCACCGAATTCAAAGAAATTCCAAGGATTGGAAGGAGCTCCGCCCACCTGGTCGAAGAAATCCGGCGGGTTCCAGTCCTTTTAGCAGCACATTCACCGGATTCCAGCGACGGAGAAGGATTTCAAGGAGAGAAATAAAGCGAAAGGAGCCAGAGAGAAAGgcagaaaaaagagagatttccgaagcataaaaaaaaaaaaaaaatctcgagAGGGGGAGACGAATGAGAAGGGGTAAAGGGAGAGGAACGAGAGAGAAAGGGGGTTGGGTTTTTGGGAGCTTTAAATTACGCGACGCTTCCCTTGCATCTCTAACAATAAAATATTATGACATTGCAAATATTATTTAGAGGGAAACGACAAGAGAAAACGGAAGTGAGATGACCGCCCTGTTACTTTGTTACCGTTTATCATGTACGGAATGAACGGGAAACGAGTTACTCGGGCCGGAAACGGATTTATAGATTTGGATATTTTgaatgataatttaatttataacccccttgtttccctccatgttGCTGCTCTCAATCAAGTTGAGCTGGATTGTGATCTCTCCAGTCCTTAATGAGACACAAGAGGGCTGATTTTCAATCACAGCCGTCCATGATTGGTGCAGTGATCGTGATTAGATATAGATTCATCGAAGCACACCGAGTATTGATGGGTCTTGTTTGAATACTATTAGGCCACCAACTATGAACGACCATCATGGAAAGACAGATACTTTCTAGGGCTAAAGAGGATCCTAAATTTGAAAGTTGCCCAACCCAATTTTTATAAGGCTAGATGGTTATTAGataacaaattaaaaaaaatattatatattttttaatatttatactaTAAATGAAAGaatataaaaggaaaaaaatatttagggaACGTTCGGTGAACCAAATGGGATAACTATGGTGATCTTAAAGATAATTTGATCATGATGGTTTAAGATCATTGTATTTGGTATAGCGATTAAAGATTTTTAGATATTCACAAACAATGTATTTGTTATACTATAAAAATTCAAGATCACTAAACATTTAATACCAAATCTACTTCTGATATAGCCTACATATTTTGTAACTACTTAACAAAACTCTCAAATATATAATAGGAAAACAAACATGAACAAAATATAAATTATCAAAAACTGTCATTCCAAGCCAATTCAACAAGAACAAAAGTTAATCAAAACTTGTAAAAGTAACTTCAGAGGATTATCATACTATCccaacttgaaaaaaaaaaaaggattattaaGCCTTTTCCAACTAGAAGAACATTTTCTAAAGAACAAACCACCACCCATAAAAATGCCAGAACCAATATGAATCCAATATGATATCGCTCAAGACTCGAGCAGCTATATTTCTCACAAGAGGGTGCATGTAACAAAACTGCTAGCATTTAGATTATTCCCAACTTGAAGAAGTTACATTGCCTTCACCAATCTAAAGGGTTTAAATAGCACAAATTCTTTTAGATGGAGATTGCGACGATAATTCATACTAAAATCCATGTGCAGGTTGATGGAGATTGTGACGATAAACAAACGATAATGAATTCGAAACATACAAAAATTCCTCAAACATAAGAAACCTTGAAGCTATTGAATCCGAACAATAATAATCCAAATTTTTGTTGTAAGAACTCCTATAGAAACATTTTGTACTCTCAAAAATCCAAAATAACTGCAACTACGAAGAAAAGAGCAGACTTTTCTCAAAGCATGGATGAAAAAAATCACTCCTTTAAGGGATTCTCTACCCTCGTATAcctaaaagagagaaaaaatcgatttttttttgattccaCATGCTCCGAAGGCATAAATAACATATTTCACCACAACCAAATTGAAAAAACCATCCAATagtcaaaaatcatatttttcattcatcaaccgatcttaaactaaaagagaCAACGAGGCAGCAAGGAACTTGgttcttaaaatattttttttcaaaaatactcataaaaattatatttacctCGTTCTTGAGATAGCAAAGAACTCAAGGATGGCGATCGAAATTGTAGATGATAGTAAGAAGAAGGTGTCGCAGAGGCAGTCAAAGCAGCAGTGCACACAaggggaagagaggagagataAATAAGAGAAGAGAGATAAATGAGTTACGTTACAAATGGGGTTAAAAGTAATTTGGGAGAGGAGTTGGGTCAATATTTTTCGTTGGACTTAGGGGTAGTTTTGTCCAAAGTTCAgcctaacattattgccttgtgATGGTCTTGGACACTCATCCTTGAGGATGGCACTAGATTGGGCGGTGATTTAAGAATAAGGATGATTTGGGATTATTGCTATATAGGATCACTAAGGTGCAACCAAATACAGTGATCTCGTTACCTCTACCCACATCAATATTGACCATGGGGTCGTTACCTCATACCAAATGCCATCTTAAGTTATTGGATATGTTAACATAAATGGATGGCCTATTCTAATGTACATTAAGTGAAAATTAAAGCATTTGAAACTTGGGAATAATATATGCTTTTAAAAAACTTGGGAAGGATGAGTATATTTTTTGGGGTATAAGGCTGCCCCTCGAGTCTAATTGTTTGTTTCAATGCTTACTTGTAATTACAAATTTTTTgtaaattataatatagggcatatccacataaccaaaaaataaaaaactccaAGCCATATGGTAGAAATTTGGTCTAATTCAAAACATTGCTAAGAATAAACCATAAGGTTGTTATTCAAAGCACCAATCCTCGTATGACATGTGGTAATGTATCAAATATAATATGTTAAACTAGCATATATTCCATGTGATGGACAGAGtaaatttttttctccttttccaaCTGTTCTTAGATTGCAAAATAGAAATGcaataaattataattaataaaaGGCCAAATTTCATTGCATATCAAACAATAAACTTTAACGATGGTCCAATAGAAATTATGGTCGTTAATAAAACAGGATATGTTTTCGGAAACTTGGGAAGGATGAGTACATATTTTGGGGTATAAGGCTACCCCTTGAGTCTAATTGTTTGTTTCAATGCTTATTTGTAATTACAGATTTTTTTGTAAGTTATAATATAGAGCATATCCAAATAACCAACAAATAAAAAACTCCATGCCATATGGCAAAAATTTGGTCTACTTCAAAACCTTGCTAAGAATAAAGTATAAGGTTGTCATGCAAAGCACCAATCCTTGCATGACATGTGGTGATGTATCCAATATAATATGTTAAACTAGCATATATTCCATGTGATGGGCAGAGtaaatttttttctcctttttcaacTACTCTTAGAATACAAAATAGAAATGcaataaattataattaatagaaggCCAAATTCTGTTGCATATCAAACAATAAACTTTAACGATGGTCCAACAGAGCACACAaggggaagagaagagagataaATGAGTTACTTTACAAATGGGgttaaaagaaatttgggagggGAGGAGTTGGATCAATATTTTCCGTTGGACTTAGGGATATTTTTGTCCAAAGTTCAGCTCAACATTATTGCCCTGTGATGGTCTTGGACACTTATCTTCAAGGATGGCACTAGATTAAGCGGTAATTTAAGAATAAGGATGATTGGGATTATTGCTATATAGGATCACTAAGGTGCAACCAAATACAGTGATCCCATTACCTCTACCCACATCAATATTGATCTTGGGGGTCATTATCTCATACCAAATGCCATCTTAAGTTATTGGATATGTTAAAATAAATGGGTGGCCTATTCTAATGTACATTAAACAAAAACTAAAACATTTGAAACTTGGGAATAGGATATGTTTTTTGAAAACTTGGAAGGGATTAGTACATTTTTTGGGCTATAAGGCTACCCCTCGAGTCTAATTGTTTGTTTCAATGCTTACTTGTAATTACAGATTTTTTGTAAGTTATAATATAGGGCATATCTACgtaaccaaaaaataaaaaactccaTGCCATATGGCAAAAATTTGGTCTAATTCAAAACCATCTAAGAATAAACCATAAGATTGTCGTCAAAGCACCAATCCTTGCATTTGCATGACATGTGGTAATGTATCAAATATAATATGTTAAACTAGCATATATTTCATGTGATGGGCAGAGtaaatttttttctccttttccaaCTACTCTTAGAATAAATAGAAATAcaataaattataattaatagaaggCCAAATTGAGTTACATATCAAATAATAAACTTTAATGATGGTCCAACAGAGCACATAaggggaagagaagagagataaATGAGTTACGTTACAAATGGGgttaaaagaaatttgggagggGAGGAGCTGGGTCAATATTTTTCGTTGGACTTAGGGGTATTTTTGTCAAAAGTTCAGCCCAACATTATTGCCCTGTGATTGTCTTGGACACTTATCCTCAAGGATGGCACTAGATTGGGCGGTATTTAAGAATAAGGATGATTTGGGATTATTGCTATATAGGATCACTAAGGTGTAACCAAATACAATGATCCCGTTACCTCTACCCCCATCAATATTGATCTTGGGGTCATTACCTCATACCAAATGCCGTCTTAAGTTATTGGATATGTTAAAATAAACGGGTGGCCTATTCTAATGCATATTAAGCAAAAACTAAAGCATTTGAAACTTGGGAATAGGATATGTTTTTTGAATACTTGGAAAGGATGAGTACATTTTTTGGAGTATAAAGCTGCCCCTCAAGTCTAATTGTTTGTTTCAATGCTTACTTATAATTACAGATTTTTTGTAAGTTATAATATAAGGCATATCCAtataaccaaaaaataaaaaactgaaagagtagatgccctataagccaatcatttgataggtttctctttgtaatcctccaaatcatgtactttgacacttgatatatatcaataaaggcattgtgttttatcatttgctgcttatctattttattattggatgatgaaccccataaattaggacattggttttagggttatgatgagatcacaccagtgagacctaaaatcctaaaattctaatttagaatattcccagtcaaattggtatattgagtcggggatcaatattactggaaagactggcacatcttatgtatgctcaatgtagagggtgattgatctcacaatcacttgtgtgagacactaatacaaagatgtgggtgctcattagaggaatgagttcactgaaatgaccagccatgagaacatcttatggattcttacttaattgtcaaaagatggttctcatagtgggagttgtgcaagtgatccttagacctgagatcaccatggtaccttgtgcacttgaacctatgttttggtttacccttaTTCACGACATtacgttgtgtacggggtattctggatatggtggattttgtacgaaggttgtgagtaggtcaacaaggaatcagtcacttctagtaagagaaggtaacatcctacttactctaatcttatgatgattcaagaagcctttgatcaaagcaaaatgaatattagaaagagtttctaatgtttcattgtttgaattatcatataaaagattgagagagacatgaataagtgattgagtttgatattgatccatactcatgcacttattcaggatgtagtatgactgagggattgaattgcacggtaacttgccactgaagggtatgtttgg
It includes:
- the LOC103712566 gene encoding uncharacterized protein LOC103712566 isoform X4, whose product is MSPLKKGEGRSGGGPGDVAGGGSVREDKLLESGERLDSSRRTAGRVAVQNGSSSALNKRGGREWKTCFEEIRAGKRRILRSDVARLRAEAEAARKRSEEEGDHGVEQDDDCFEISFQNGSDWIKVREDVKAEKKENLKSDVDRKTEESDTHMEDGTEEALLNDDQLRNNSSTSKRGEGEEMEAEKEKLVKSCVLEKMEDPNADVEKTAEESDISERKAIKVAEADKKKISEEFDSDMKEATEEAGSHKRELTEVSDTSLKQATGEVPYGAYQKESSCAIIERNGREQIECGDMKEAEMSATMGLDAAKKREEEDTDGKEVMDYRALEADENTNNSINKSNGIKWMKCEETKVDNKRVTWMDITKGKEEGKPDSKEVGEETDTNLNKVTEENDTDKAEATEETTPGADQLGKSATIIRRSCTEQMKCNNEFEVEKKRIMKLDAANQRGEVDIVQKEVSEEAASGVQHNRKPIASKNNNVNHENEVEKRITRSAAAKQRKETDTEKKKVKEEADAVNNVATEEFVPGADRNGNFSTIRRRTGMELIACEEEINIEKKQIVGMDAAKHSKEARTGRKKLKRESGSRIDAEDMEQIRPMETKLDNKRIMGLNVAKKRRETVTHEKKVMKDSVSGFTQNEKGFTISKSKDREQIGFEDIKIRNKTYIKSSNEKQKKEINTIKKKVMKSRLDKKRGRETSDSENTRKKIKSESLKCGCDGTEECSGRKLNSDSSNSPGLGPKTAVSATGRKDDPDEKTILRSIRSQGRGARNKKVDGFEKAHILSKDGGEKKNRGSPTGSQSISKRRILSVKREESRKSRRVKMEPKSLSRQGAPLNLKSSNGKSKVMVKQESSSVRLSKKYKGTTGEGRKEAKEKVREQIKNILLSAGWRIDLRPRKGKNYEDSVYISPRGSGYWSITKAYEVFQREFIHIHNEKGKDVSRSSSKSSKSREGLGFPFSAIPIEDLSMLKKKLGKRSKEELKKSKKKLGDGSRSKKSKKAGSTKFLKYKDNGGEAKGKVKENDTAGSSSKGIDGHAPKKLHSGRHKRRHGGCALLVRGSRQERETGSGDYVPYVWKRTILSWMIDLGIVPANCRVKYMNQKHTEAMLEGWITRDGIKCSCCNKILAVSKFEIHADIDGDDPNDDTCGICGDGGDLICCDSCPSTFHLNCLDFQMLPPGDWHCMNCSCRFCGVFSGYHAQENGGTVPPLLTCSLCEEKYHQTCAAKLDGVSVSSSLSWVPFCGRSCKKIFEQLQRLLGVKNDLEAGFSWTLVQRFDEDSPEPACGLDQRAECNSKLAVALAVMHECFSPLIDQRSGINLIRNVVYNCGSNFNRLNFRGFYTFILERDDEIISAASLRIHGTRLAEMPFIGTRNMYRRQGMCRRLLAGIESALCSLNIEKLVIPAISELKETWTNVFGFQPLEVSQKQEIRSLNIVVFPDTCLLQKLLLKEDSTHRSKTAEGVDKVVPESKHHHTLEVANESSFCSLVESVPQAAIMTTVQCEHEIKQRESRNDCTLSTFDMSVASSDAPCGSKFEASDYKPLETAAEEDLMLHPEAVYNEESMVRSKFQLDSSVENETSLLCLGTKHDNNNAKTVEAGISRDLLAINETSGKYIINSIETSPIVIASNLQDSCMKDAVNFPANDGNHNPKDQIVNLQPNCQDFDEDSTYSNSEMVAEPLDAISPSHMTSLPEPDVHSDGGVMLSISHKANDDAGHAEQSPRAFSEGSANHTIEKFTSLNTASESDLSLGGIKSSKKRAVSLTLAA
- the LOC103712566 gene encoding uncharacterized protein LOC103712566 isoform X3, coding for MSPLKKGEGRSGGGPGDVAGGGSVREDKLLESGERLDSSRRTAGRVAVQNGSSSALNKRGGREWKTCFEEIRAGKRRILRSDVARLRAEAEAARKRSEEEGDHGVEQDDDCFEISFQNGSDWIKVREDVKAEKKENLKSDVDRKTEESDTHMEDGTEEALLNDDQLRNNSSTSKRGEGEEMEAEKEKLVKSCVLEKMEDPNADVEKTAEESDISERKAIKVAEADKKKISEEFDSDMKEATEEAGSHKRELTEVSDTSLKQATGEVPYGAYQKESSCAIIERNGREQIECGDMKEAEMSATMGLDAAKKREEEDTDGKEVMDYRALEADENTNNSINKSNGIKWMKCEETKVDNKRVTWMDITKGKEEGKPDSKEVGEETDTNLNKVTEENDTDKAEATEETTPGADQLGKSATIIRRSCTEQMKCNNEFEVEKKRIMKLDAANQRGEVDIVQKEVSEEAASGVQHNRKPIASKNNNVNHENEVEKRITRSAAAKQRKETDTEKKKVKEEADAVNNVATEEFVPGADRNGNFSTIRRRTGMELIACEEEINIEKKQIVGMDAAKHSKEARTGRKKLKRESGSRIDAEDMEQIRPMETKLDNKRIMGLNVAKKRRETVTHEKKVMKDSVSGFTQNEKGFTISKSKDREQIGFEDIKIRNKTYIKSSNEKQKKEINTIKKKVMKSRLDKKRGRETSDSENTRKKIKSESLKCGCDGTEECSGRKLNSDSSNSPGLGPKTAVSATGRKDDPDEKTILRSIRSQGRGARNKKVDGFEKAHILSKDGGEKKNRGSPTGSQSISKRRILSVKREESRKSRRVKMEPKSLSRQGAPLNLKSSNGKSKVMVKQESSSVRLSKKYKGTTGEGRKEAKEKVREQIKNILLSAGWRIDLRPRKGKNYEDSVYISPRGSGYWSITKAYEVFQREFIHIHNEKGKDVSRSSSKSSKSREGLGFPFSAIPIEDLSMLKKKLGKRSKEELKKSKKKLGDGSRSKKSKKAGSTKFLKYKDNGGEAKGKVKENDTAGSSSKGIDGHAPKKLHSGRHKRRHGGCALLVRGSRQERETGSGDYVPYVWKRTILSWMIDLGIVPANCRVKYMNQKHTEAMLEGWITRDGIKCSCCNKILAVSKFEIHAGSILSYPYQNIFVEEKGVSLSQCLLDAWKKQDESEHQGFYTVDIDGDDPNDDTCGICGDGGDLICCDSCPSTFHLNCLDFQMLPPGDWHCMNCSCRFCGVFSGYHAQENGGTVPPLLTCSLCEEKYHQTCAAKLDGVSVSSSLSWVPFCGRSCKKRLLGVKNDLEAGFSWTLVQRFDEDSPEPACGLDQRAECNSKLAVALAVMHECFSPLIDQRSGINLIRNVVYNCGSNFNRLNFRGFYTFILERDDEIISAASLRIHGTRLAEMPFIGTRNMYRRQGMCRRLLAGIESALCSLNIEKLVIPAISELKETWTNVFGFQPLEVSQKQEIRSLNIVVFPDTCLLQKLLLKEDSTHRSKTAEGVDKVVPESKHHHTLEVANESSFCSLVESVPQAAIMTTVQCEHEIKQRESRNDCTLSTFDMSVASSDAPCGSKFEASDYKPLETAAEEDLMLHPEAVYNEESMVRSKFQLDSSVENETSLLCLGTKHDNNNAKTVEAGISRDLLAINETSGKYIINSIETSPIVIASNLQDSCMKDAVNFPANDGNHNPKDQIVNLQPNCQDFDEDSTYSNSEMVAEPLDAISPSHMTSLPEPDVHSDGGVMLSISHKANDDAGHAEQSPRAFSEGSANHTIEKFTSLNTASESDLSLGGIKSSKKRAVSLTLAA